The genome window GCCGCTGCCAGGGGAGAAAACATTACAACCATATTTGTCAATAATGCCATATATGGTATGACTGGAGGCCAAATGGCTCCTACAACTCTGGTGAATCAGGTTACAACGACTTCTCCTTACGGAAGGAAGCCTGAAATAAATGGTTTCCCAATCAATGTATGTAACTTGATATCAACCCTGGAAGGTGCTGTTTTTGTTGAGAGAGCATCTATGCATGACATAAAAAATATCAATAATGCAAAAAAGGCTATTAAGAAGGCATTTCAAGTGCAAATGGCCAAGAAGGGATTCTCAATAGTTGAAATACTGTCTACATGTCCTACAAACTGGGGTATGGCTCCTGAAAATGCACTCAAATGGATACAGGACAAAATGCTTCCGGTATATCCGCTTGGAAATTTTAAAGGAAAAGACATAGAAGTATAATTTGGGGGTATTTTGAAATGAGTAATACACAAGATATTATAATCGCCGGTTTTGGTGGTCAAGGTATACTTTCAGCTGGAAGGTTACTTGCTTATGCAGGTATGCTGGAAGGAAAACATGTATCATGGCTTCCTTCATATGGCCCCGAAATGAGGGGTGGAACTGCAAATTGCCATGTAGTAATTTCGGATGAGCCAGTAGGTTCACCTATATTGAACAGTGCAACTACCTTGGTTGTAATGAACGGACCTTCATTGGACAAGTTTGAAAGTATGGTAGACAGTGGAGGAGTAATAATTACCGATAGCTCCCTTGTAGACAGAAAAGTTAAAAGGACGGATATAGATGTGTTTGAAATCCCTGCTACGATGATGGCATCAGATATGGGAAATCTGACATATGCGAATATAATCCTTTTGGGAAAACTTATAGCAAAGACCGGTATCATAAAAAAAGAAAATTTTGAGGAAGCACTTAAGAAAGTTCTTCCCAAAAAATACCATGATTTAATACCGGAAGAAATGAAAGCATTGGATTTAGGTATGAATTTCTGATGGAACATAGGAAATAGGCCTTATTTAGGTTGCAGCATAAATTCAGCGAAGTTTTCATTAGTAAGGATGATTCAATATGAATCATCCTTTTATATTTAAAGATGCCAAAAAAATTTTCAATATATTTTTAGTAAATAGTTGTATATTGTAGAACAAAACTTTATATAGTAACTATTGTAATATATGGCAATATCTGCGGACTCTTTTGGGGTTCGCTTTTATTTATTTTGGAGTAAATCTTTAGCTTATACAGAAAAAAATAAAAAGAAGGTATTATACGACGCTGAAATGTATAATATCAAACTATTTCCCAGCAAAAATCAAAAAATGGGAAATAATAGCAAGAATAGTTGACAAACTTAGACAAATTTAGTATACTAACCAAGGGAATATATGTAAAATATGTTAATAAAACAAATATCAGATATTTGTTGGTCGATGTTTTGCGATAAGTATATTCATTATCTAAGAGGTAATATTATCAATTTTTACAGAAATCATAAAACGTTCTGTTTTTGAAATTACACCATACTCACATATGGATATTATGTTTAGGCCTGAGTTCACATGAAGGAGTGATAATTCTTATGAGAAAAGATAGTTTAGAAGAAAATGACACTTGTGGTGAATATAGCAGGGTTTATCTTTATATATGTTCTGTCATTGCGAAAATTACATGCTTAACAGCATTTTTTTATTTCAAGATATTCTGTCACGGTAAAATTGTAAATGAAGAAATCATACGAAGAAACATGGAAAAAGGATTTGTCCTTATAAGCAATCATGTAAGCTATATGGATTGGTTAGTGCTGCGGGGTTATTTTCTTTATTGCCATCAAATAAAAATGATCTTTCTTGCTAAAAACAAGCTATTCCACCATCGTATTTGGAAATATACGGTGATTGGATCAAGGGGTGTAAGGATTTCGGATACAGGTACAAAAATCTACTCACACAAAGAATACAAAAGATATCTGGAAGAGAAGTATGTCGGAGTTTTTCCTGAAGGGACCCGTTCTTTTACAGGGGAAATCAACAATACCCATGGTGGAATTATTAAAATTGCAGCGAAGAAAAATGTTCCAATTATCCCTATTAACCTGGAAGGTTTTTATAATGTGTTACCTAGAGATAAAAAAATTCCGAGGCCATATCCTTGTAGGATTATTGTTGGTAATGAGTGTCGCTTTGATTATGAAAATGTGAGACGGAAAAGTGAAGCAGAGCTTGGAAAATGTGTAGCTGAGATGCTAACTAGTCTTGAATATACAGATATAAGAGAACTAAATACACTTAAAAGCTAGTTGGTTAAAGTGTAAAGCTAAACAGTAATGAATGATAGTTATACATAATAACGTTTTGCAACTTTTATAAACTAAATAATTTATTAGGATTCGGGTGAAAAGGTATGTTGATAAACCAATTCAGGCTTTATGCCGTAATCATTCTGTTAATTTGCATGTTTGTACACTTATTTCCTACTATAATTTTATCCGCAATAAAGAAAGGAAAGGGTGGAAGGCCTATTTGGGCAACTTATTTATCATGGTTCATTATGCTTCCGATATTGTTTGGACCGCTGATTGCCGGAAGAAATGCGTTTATCATTCTTTGCTTTGTCGTATCAATTCTTGGAATTATGGAGTTTGCTCGTCATACGGTACTCAGAGATGATAAATTATCTAAACTGATAATTTCTTTTTGTTTATGCATACTTTACATAACTGTATTCTTAAACAAAAGTGAACTCCTTTTATGCTTATATTTTCTATCGTATGTACTGATAATATTTTACTACCTGCTGCGGCAGGAACCGGAAAAAGGACTGGACAGACTGCTATTGTCATTGCTGCTCTTTACATTTTGCGGGGTATTTTTTATTTTTCTTCCGCTTCTATATAATGAAAGGAGCGGTAAGGAATTCCTGTTTATTTATTTCCTGCTCTTAATAAACAATGATGCTTTCGGGTATATTTTTGGAACCATATTCGGAAAACACCGGCTTATTCCAAAGGTATCTCCGAATAAGACAGTGGAAGGTTTTATTGTGGGTATTTGTGCAACTGTGCTAATAGGACTTGTCCTTCGTCATTATCTCGTT of Clostridia bacterium contains these proteins:
- a CDS encoding 2-oxoacid:acceptor oxidoreductase family protein, which translates into the protein MSNTQDIIIAGFGGQGILSAGRLLAYAGMLEGKHVSWLPSYGPEMRGGTANCHVVISDEPVGSPILNSATTLVVMNGPSLDKFESMVDSGGVIITDSSLVDRKVKRTDIDVFEIPATMMASDMGNLTYANIILLGKLIAKTGIIKKENFEEALKKVLPKKYHDLIPEEMKALDLGMNF
- a CDS encoding thiamine pyrophosphate-dependent enzyme — protein: MAVVFKKPHALKDLSMHYCPGCTHGIIHRLIAEVIDELGIEGKTIGVSPVGCTYNNYEYFNCDMVQAAHGRAPAVATGLKRVHPENAVFTYQGDGDLAAIGTAEIVHAAARGENITTIFVNNAIYGMTGGQMAPTTLVNQVTTTSPYGRKPEINGFPINVCNLISTLEGAVFVERASMHDIKNINNAKKAIKKAFQVQMAKKGFSIVEILSTCPTNWGMAPENALKWIQDKMLPVYPLGNFKGKDIEV
- a CDS encoding 1-acyl-sn-glycerol-3-phosphate acyltransferase, with the translated sequence MRKDSLEENDTCGEYSRVYLYICSVIAKITCLTAFFYFKIFCHGKIVNEEIIRRNMEKGFVLISNHVSYMDWLVLRGYFLYCHQIKMIFLAKNKLFHHRIWKYTVIGSRGVRISDTGTKIYSHKEYKRYLEEKYVGVFPEGTRSFTGEINNTHGGIIKIAAKKNVPIIPINLEGFYNVLPRDKKIPRPYPCRIIVGNECRFDYENVRRKSEAELGKCVAEMLTSLEYTDIRELNTLKS
- a CDS encoding phosphatidate cytidylyltransferase gives rise to the protein MLINQFRLYAVIILLICMFVHLFPTIILSAIKKGKGGRPIWATYLSWFIMLPILFGPLIAGRNAFIILCFVVSILGIMEFARHTVLRDDKLSKLIISFCLCILYITVFLNKSELLLCLYFLSYVLIIFYYLLRQEPEKGLDRLLLSLLLFTFCGVFFIFLPLLYNERSGKEFLFIYFLLLINNDAFGYIFGTIFGKHRLIPKVSPNKTVEGFIVGICATVLIGLVLRHYLVPGYPIGYFLILCIILSLGGITGDLVMSMFKRSLKLKDFGNLIPGHGGILDRLDSLLFIAPVFYFYIVNLH